A region of Candidatus Reconcilbacillus cellulovorans DNA encodes the following proteins:
- a CDS encoding Putrescine importer PuuP: MFQVVFLGLAWMTPMIYFSVYGVAYEASRGHLTETYLMAMIAILFTARSYGVMAARFPQSGSAYTFAKQTLHPYLGFLVGWALMLDYLFSPIIAYLTFGIYIHAWFPVVPAEVWMVALNAVLTVINLLGVRLSAQISRLFVLVQIGFIALFSGCLAYRLAEGAPFSTEMFFNAGPSVLLAGTAIICFSFLGFDTATTLSEETLEPRKNIPRAVMWIVLIAGVVYAVPSVLTQGLFPVQAFEELDSAGLEVVRRVGGAALASVFMAVLLMAIFTQGLTSVTSLSRLMFVMGRESVLPERVFGYLHPRWRTPAANVLVTAVVSLLALAISLDDAVRFVSFGALTAFLMVNVCVVAHCFFRASDRSFATFVRYLLVPVVGGAYVAWLLVSMDHTTLAFGSIWLTLGVVYSMIRSVWRNRHDARRIRAEAAGL, from the coding sequence ATGTTTCAGGTCGTTTTTCTGGGACTGGCCTGGATGACGCCAATGATCTATTTTTCGGTATACGGCGTGGCGTATGAAGCGTCGCGCGGGCATTTGACGGAAACGTATCTGATGGCGATGATCGCCATTTTGTTTACCGCCCGCAGCTACGGCGTCATGGCGGCGCGGTTTCCGCAATCGGGGTCGGCCTATACGTTCGCCAAACAGACGCTTCATCCGTATCTCGGGTTTCTGGTCGGCTGGGCGCTCATGCTGGACTATCTGTTTTCGCCGATCATCGCCTATTTGACGTTCGGCATTTACATCCACGCCTGGTTTCCGGTAGTGCCTGCCGAGGTATGGATGGTTGCCTTGAACGCTGTGCTGACGGTCATCAATCTTCTGGGCGTCCGCCTGTCGGCACAGATCAGCCGGCTGTTCGTGCTCGTCCAGATCGGGTTTATCGCACTGTTCAGCGGGTGTCTGGCGTATCGACTTGCGGAAGGGGCGCCTTTTTCGACGGAGATGTTTTTTAACGCGGGACCGTCCGTGCTGCTCGCCGGAACGGCGATCATCTGCTTTTCCTTTCTCGGGTTCGACACGGCGACGACGCTGTCGGAAGAGACGCTGGAGCCGCGGAAAAACATTCCGCGCGCCGTCATGTGGATCGTGCTGATCGCCGGCGTCGTTTACGCCGTGCCCTCGGTGCTGACGCAAGGGCTGTTTCCCGTGCAGGCGTTTGAAGAGCTCGATTCGGCCGGTCTGGAAGTCGTCCGGCGGGTCGGCGGCGCGGCGCTCGCGTCGGTGTTCATGGCGGTGCTGCTGATGGCGATTTTCACGCAGGGGCTGACGTCCGTCACGAGTCTGTCGCGGCTGATGTTCGTCATGGGGCGGGAATCGGTGTTGCCGGAGCGGGTGTTCGGGTATTTGCATCCGCGTTGGCGGACGCCGGCGGCGAACGTATTGGTGACCGCCGTCGTGTCTCTTCTGGCGCTCGCGATCTCGCTGGACGACGCGGTGCGGTTCGTCAGCTTCGGCGCGCTGACGGCGTTTCTGATGGTCAACGTCTGCGTCGTCGCGCATTGTTTTTTCCGTGCGTCCGATCGGTCGTTCGCGACGTTCGTCCGGTATTTGCTGGTGCCGGTCGTCGGCGGGGCGTATGTCGCCTGGCTGCTTGTGAGCATGGATCACACCACGCTGGCGTTCGGGTCGATCTGGCTGACGTTGGGCGTCGTCTACAGCATGATCCGGTCAGTCTGGCGCAACCGACACGACGCTCGCCGGATCCGGGCGGAGGCGGCGGGGTTGTGA
- a CDS encoding allophanate hydrolase: MRWTICELRARYLAGELSPREVVRMLAEKAEADRGWNVWITPPDPERLESYLRRLESTDPAEAPLWGVPFAVKDNIDVAGMPTTAACPAFSYVPERNAVVVERLVAAGAVPLGKTNLDQFATGLVGTRSPYGETRNALRPELISGGSSSGSAAAVALGHAVFALSTDTAGSGRVPAALNGVYGFKPARGAWPTVGVVPACRSLDCVGVFTATAEDALAVDRVVRGPDPGDAWARRLSVPVPAGPSRVLIPDRTPVFFGPFAKEYASAWEAAAKRAARMGVPVEKIDLALFDEASALLYDGPWVAERWAALGDFVGGRPEAVFSVTRDVLSTGAPGRYDAVDLFRAMHRLRELRRDVRRLLENAVLLLPTCGGTWTIDEVRREPFATNRSLGRYTHFCNLLDLSALTCPAGEAGERLPFGVTWYALAEQESLLFGAEAMFRGRMFRGREAGGRTNDAGGETGGAEKETDSAAGWPDDAGRRPDGTVGEEVELAVCGLHMRGFPLERQMLACGATWLGESRTAPFYRMVILPLDPPRPGLVRVSGGGASVAVERWSVPVESLGRLVESVPPPLVVGKVELEDGRYVCGFLCEHWAAEAAEDITRYGGFRAYCESLGRRDRTWNDRE, translated from the coding sequence ATGCGCTGGACGATCTGCGAACTGAGGGCCCGGTATCTCGCCGGCGAGCTGTCGCCCCGTGAGGTCGTCCGCATGCTCGCGGAAAAAGCGGAGGCGGACCGAGGTTGGAACGTCTGGATTACGCCGCCCGATCCGGAGCGTCTGGAATCTTATTTGCGGCGTTTGGAGTCGACGGACCCGGCGGAGGCGCCGCTCTGGGGCGTGCCGTTCGCCGTGAAGGACAATATCGACGTCGCCGGGATGCCGACGACGGCGGCGTGTCCGGCTTTTTCCTATGTCCCCGAGCGGAATGCCGTCGTCGTGGAGCGGCTCGTCGCCGCCGGCGCGGTTCCGCTCGGCAAGACGAACCTCGACCAGTTCGCGACCGGCCTCGTCGGGACGCGCAGCCCGTACGGGGAGACCCGGAACGCGCTTCGCCCCGAGCTGATCAGCGGCGGTTCGAGTTCCGGGTCGGCGGCGGCGGTGGCGCTCGGGCACGCGGTATTTGCGCTTTCGACCGACACGGCGGGTTCCGGTCGCGTGCCGGCGGCGCTGAACGGCGTTTACGGCTTCAAACCGGCGCGCGGCGCCTGGCCGACGGTCGGCGTCGTGCCTGCGTGCCGGAGTCTCGACTGCGTCGGCGTGTTCACCGCGACCGCCGAAGACGCGCTCGCGGTCGACCGCGTCGTGCGCGGACCCGATCCCGGCGACGCTTGGGCGAGACGGTTGTCGGTTCCCGTGCCGGCCGGGCCGTCGCGCGTCCTGATTCCCGATCGGACGCCCGTTTTTTTCGGGCCGTTCGCGAAGGAATACGCGTCGGCGTGGGAAGCGGCGGCGAAACGCGCGGCGCGGATGGGAGTGCCGGTGGAGAAAATCGATTTGGCGCTGTTCGATGAGGCGTCGGCGTTGCTTTACGACGGTCCATGGGTTGCGGAGCGATGGGCGGCGCTCGGCGATTTCGTCGGAGGCCGGCCGGAGGCCGTCTTTTCGGTCACGCGGGACGTTTTGTCCACCGGTGCGCCGGGCCGGTACGACGCCGTCGATCTGTTTCGGGCGATGCACCGGTTGCGCGAATTGCGCCGCGACGTGCGGAGGTTGTTGGAAAACGCCGTGCTTCTTTTGCCGACTTGCGGCGGCACTTGGACGATCGACGAGGTGCGGCGCGAACCTTTTGCGACGAACCGGTCGCTCGGCCGGTATACGCATTTTTGCAATCTGCTCGATCTGAGCGCCTTGACTTGTCCCGCCGGCGAGGCGGGCGAACGGCTGCCGTTCGGCGTGACGTGGTATGCGCTGGCCGAACAGGAGTCGCTGTTATTCGGTGCGGAGGCGATGTTTCGAGGTCGTATGTTTCGCGGTCGTGAGGCGGGCGGCCGGACGAACGATGCGGGCGGCGAAACCGGCGGCGCGGAAAAGGAAACGGACAGCGCTGCCGGATGGCCGGACGATGCGGGTAGAAGGCCGGACGGCACGGTGGGCGAAGAGGTGGAACTGGCGGTATGCGGCCTTCACATGCGGGGGTTCCCGTTGGAGCGGCAAATGCTCGCATGCGGGGCGACGTGGCTCGGCGAATCGCGGACGGCGCCGTTTTACCGCATGGTGATCTTGCCGCTTGATCCGCCGCGTCCGGGACTCGTGCGCGTGTCCGGCGGCGGGGCGTCCGTCGCCGTGGAGCGTTGGTCGGTGCCGGTCGAATCGCTCGGCCGACTGGTCGAATCCGTCCCGCCGCCGCTGGTCGTCGGCAAGGTAGAGCTTGAAGACGGCCGTTATGTATGCGGGTTTCTGTGCGAACACTGGGCTGCGGAGGCGGCCGAAGACATTACGCGGTACGGCGGCTTTCGCGCCTATTGCGAATCGCTCGGAAGGAGGGATCGGACATGGAACGATCGGGAATAA
- a CDS encoding urea carboxylase, whose translation MFRKVLIANRGAIAVRIARTLRRMGIASAAVYTKADRDSLHVEAADEAVLIGEGPAKDSYLDAGRILDVAERVGADAVHPGYGFLSENAAFARACRERNIAFIGPDPEHIDMFGLKHAARAFARQAGVPLLPGTPPVSEIEAAVRSAAEIGYPIMLKSAAGGGGIGMRVCWHEAELREAFGSVRALAETYFGDGSVFLEKYIPYARHVEVQIFGNRFGEAAAIGERDCSVQRRNQKVIEETPAPHLPPRVRTDMWEAARRLARLAKYRSAGTVEFLYDPETERFYFLEVNTRLQVEHGVTEEVYGIDLVEWMVREAADDLRGLESRIGSPNGHSIQARLYAEDPFAGFRPSAGRIDAVRFPAGVRVETWIRDGAEVSTLYDPMLAKIIVCGDDRDDAVRKLAAALDETRVYGVTTNLPFLQELLARPDFRQGRVHTKMLEGFCPDEAAIEVVDGGVQTTVQDWPGRIGYWDVGVPPSGPMDALSFRIGNRLLGNPDSAPGLELTLRGGTYRFRGDVRFCLTGADMDAKLDGRPVPMYAPVSAGRWQTLEFGEARAGMRTYLLVEGGFDVPQVLGSSSTFTLGGFGGHGGRALRAGDVLRVRGSAACGRPGGRADGGAGGGAGGGSGGVEMNGAADGRFAKAGNAPRDAELPVELRPAIGREWTIGVLPGPHCTAEFLQGTYLRQLAETRWQVHFNSSRTGVRLVGPSPAWAREDGGDAGLHPSNIHDNAYAVGALDLTGDMPILLGPDGPSLGGFVCPATTAAAERWKLGQLRPGDTVVFRLLTLEEAEQLRKSLERFLDAVSDAVSGTSGGSAEGKSLSPDPLQAMFVRKTPQESPPVRLPDPEYPVLAREAEGRRFPITVRASGDEYVLVEYGGLELDLRYRFQVHALMEAIRESGVLPYINLTPGIRSLQVQFDPDRMSSRDVCAKILELDRALPPLESMRVRSRVVRLPLSWDDPAVRLAVERYCRNIRPDAPWCPDNLEFIRRINGLDRVEDVRYIVFSAEYLVLGLGDVYLGAPVAVPLDPRHRLVTTKYNPARTWTPENAVGIGGAYLCIYGMEGPGGYQLVGRTVQVWNTFQKIPVFEPGKPWLLRFFDRIRFYPVDAGELAQIREEFPRGRFSIEVEEAEFDLGEYFGFLKRIADEAAAFRARQQAAFAEERRRWKESGLAEYRSEVEAAVFAAESGEEAALPPGASAVRSQISGSVWKILVEPGRAVRRGDPLVALESMKMEFIQQAPCDGTVVSVHVRQGETVPAGRVLVGLIPAQFGGGE comes from the coding sequence GTGTTTCGTAAAGTACTGATTGCCAACCGCGGTGCGATCGCCGTCCGGATCGCCCGAACGCTGCGCCGGATGGGGATCGCTTCCGCGGCCGTCTATACGAAGGCCGATCGCGACAGCCTGCACGTCGAGGCGGCGGACGAGGCGGTGCTGATCGGGGAAGGACCGGCGAAAGACAGTTATTTGGACGCCGGGCGGATTTTGGACGTCGCCGAGCGCGTGGGAGCGGACGCCGTTCATCCGGGTTACGGGTTTCTGAGCGAAAACGCCGCGTTCGCCCGCGCCTGCCGGGAGCGGAACATCGCGTTTATCGGTCCGGATCCGGAACATATCGACATGTTCGGTCTCAAGCACGCCGCGCGGGCGTTCGCTCGACAGGCCGGCGTGCCGCTGTTGCCGGGGACGCCGCCGGTTTCGGAAATCGAGGCGGCGGTCCGGAGCGCGGCGGAGATCGGCTATCCCATCATGTTGAAAAGCGCGGCGGGCGGCGGGGGCATCGGCATGCGCGTCTGCTGGCACGAGGCCGAACTGCGCGAGGCGTTCGGATCGGTGCGCGCGCTGGCGGAAACGTATTTCGGCGACGGATCGGTTTTCCTGGAAAAATATATCCCTTACGCCCGGCACGTCGAAGTCCAGATTTTCGGCAACCGGTTCGGCGAGGCTGCGGCGATCGGCGAGCGCGACTGTTCCGTGCAGCGGCGCAACCAGAAAGTGATCGAGGAGACGCCCGCCCCGCATCTTCCGCCGCGCGTCAGGACGGACATGTGGGAGGCGGCGCGCCGGCTCGCGCGGCTCGCGAAATACCGCAGCGCGGGGACGGTCGAATTTTTGTACGATCCGGAGACCGAGCGGTTTTATTTTCTGGAAGTCAATACGCGGCTTCAGGTGGAGCACGGGGTCACTGAGGAAGTGTACGGCATTGATCTGGTCGAGTGGATGGTCCGGGAAGCGGCGGACGATCTTCGCGGGCTGGAATCGCGGATCGGCTCGCCGAACGGTCACAGCATCCAGGCGCGCCTGTATGCGGAAGACCCTTTCGCCGGGTTTCGGCCGAGCGCGGGCCGGATCGACGCCGTGCGCTTTCCCGCCGGCGTGCGCGTGGAGACGTGGATTCGCGACGGGGCGGAAGTCTCGACCTTGTACGATCCGATGCTGGCCAAAATCATCGTGTGCGGCGACGACCGCGACGACGCCGTCCGGAAGCTTGCGGCGGCGCTGGACGAAACGCGCGTATACGGCGTGACGACGAATTTACCGTTTTTGCAGGAGTTGCTCGCGCGGCCTGATTTCCGGCAGGGGCGCGTGCACACGAAAATGCTGGAAGGGTTTTGCCCCGACGAGGCGGCGATTGAAGTCGTCGACGGCGGGGTGCAGACGACCGTTCAGGACTGGCCGGGAAGAATCGGCTACTGGGACGTCGGCGTGCCGCCGAGCGGCCCGATGGACGCGTTGTCGTTCCGAATCGGCAACCGGCTGCTCGGCAATCCGGATTCAGCGCCTGGTCTTGAGCTGACGCTGCGGGGCGGGACGTACCGGTTTCGCGGCGACGTCCGGTTTTGCCTGACCGGCGCCGATATGGACGCGAAGCTGGACGGCCGGCCGGTGCCGATGTATGCACCGGTGTCGGCCGGGCGCTGGCAGACGCTGGAATTCGGCGAGGCGCGCGCCGGCATGCGGACGTATCTGCTGGTGGAAGGAGGCTTCGACGTTCCGCAGGTGTTGGGCAGTTCGTCGACGTTTACGCTCGGCGGTTTCGGCGGTCACGGCGGCCGTGCGCTTCGTGCGGGCGATGTGTTGCGGGTGCGCGGCTCCGCGGCATGCGGCCGTCCAGGCGGCCGTGCGGACGGCGGTGCGGGCGGTGGTGCGGGCGGCGGTTCGGGCGGCGTCGAGATGAACGGTGCGGCGGACGGCCGTTTTGCGAAAGCCGGGAATGCGCCGCGCGACGCGGAGTTGCCGGTCGAACTGCGGCCCGCGATCGGACGGGAATGGACGATCGGTGTCCTCCCCGGCCCGCATTGCACGGCGGAATTTTTGCAAGGGACGTATTTGCGGCAGCTCGCGGAAACGCGGTGGCAGGTTCATTTCAACAGTTCGCGCACCGGCGTCCGGCTGGTCGGGCCGTCGCCGGCGTGGGCGAGGGAAGACGGCGGGGACGCCGGACTGCATCCGTCGAACATTCACGACAACGCCTATGCGGTCGGGGCGCTCGATCTGACGGGAGACATGCCGATTCTGCTCGGGCCGGACGGGCCGAGTCTCGGCGGATTCGTCTGTCCGGCGACGACGGCCGCCGCGGAGCGATGGAAACTCGGCCAGTTGCGCCCCGGCGATACCGTCGTGTTTCGGCTGCTGACGCTCGAAGAGGCGGAACAGTTGCGAAAAAGCCTGGAACGTTTTCTCGATGCTGTTTCGGACGCCGTTTCGGGAACGTCGGGGGGTTCGGCCGAAGGAAAAAGCCTTTCGCCGGATCCACTACAGGCAATGTTCGTGCGGAAAACGCCGCAGGAGTCGCCGCCGGTGAGACTGCCCGATCCGGAATATCCGGTTCTCGCCCGCGAGGCCGAGGGCCGGCGGTTTCCGATCACCGTGCGGGCGAGCGGGGACGAATACGTGCTCGTCGAATACGGCGGACTCGAGCTCGACCTGCGCTACCGCTTTCAGGTGCACGCCCTGATGGAAGCGATCCGGGAAAGCGGCGTCTTGCCTTACATCAACTTGACGCCGGGCATCCGGTCGCTTCAGGTGCAGTTCGATCCCGACCGGATGAGTTCCCGGGACGTGTGCGCGAAAATTCTCGAACTGGACCGCGCATTGCCGCCGCTGGAGTCGATGCGCGTGCGTTCGCGCGTCGTGCGGCTGCCGCTGTCGTGGGACGATCCGGCGGTCCGGCTGGCCGTCGAGCGTTACTGCCGGAACATCCGCCCCGACGCGCCTTGGTGTCCGGACAATCTGGAATTCATCCGGAGAATCAACGGGCTCGACCGCGTGGAGGACGTCCGCTACATCGTCTTTTCCGCCGAATATCTGGTGCTCGGGCTGGGCGACGTCTACCTGGGCGCGCCGGTGGCGGTGCCGCTCGATCCGCGGCACCGGCTCGTGACGACGAAGTACAATCCCGCGCGGACGTGGACGCCGGAAAACGCGGTCGGCATCGGCGGGGCGTATCTGTGCATTTACGGCATGGAAGGACCGGGCGGGTACCAGTTGGTGGGCAGAACGGTCCAGGTATGGAATACGTTTCAGAAGATACCGGTTTTTGAGCCGGGAAAGCCGTGGCTGCTGAGGTTTTTCGACCGGATCCGCTTTTATCCCGTCGATGCCGGCGAGTTGGCGCAAATCCGCGAGGAATTCCCGCGCGGGCGGTTTTCGATCGAGGTGGAGGAGGCCGAATTCGATCTCGGGGAATATTTCGGTTTTCTGAAGCGGATCGCGGATGAGGCGGCGGCGTTCCGGGCGAGGCAGCAGGCGGCGTTTGCTGAAGAACGGCGCAGATGGAAAGAATCGGGGCTTGCCGAGTACCGGTCCGAGGTCGAGGCGGCCGTTTTCGCGGCGGAAAGCGGCGAAGAAGCTGCGTTACCGCCGGGGGCGAGCGCCGTCCGCTCGCAGATTTCCGGAAGTGTTTGGAAAATTCTGGTGGAACCGGGTCGTGCGGTTCGTCGCGGCGACCCGCTCGTCGCGCTGGAAAGCATGAAAATGGAATTCATCCAGCAGGCGCCGTGCGACGGGACGGTCGTTTCCGTCCACGTCCGGCAGGGCGAGACGGTTCCGGCGGGGCGCGTCCTCGTCGGGCTTATTCCGGCGCAATTCGGCGGAGGAGAGTGA
- a CDS encoding urea carboxylase: MNAPVKKVESARKPEDAILDLVIPAGEGWLHVLEAGQVLRIVDLEGNQAVDTLFYDADCPEDHYSAIATIQAQGNLYLTAGSVLRAESGKPLAEIVADTCGRHDTLGGACSAQSNTVRYAHEKHYMHNCRDTFLLQLAKRPEAGLAKRDLAPNVNFFMNVPVTPEGNLTFADGISAPGCYVELRALTRLIVLISNCPQLNNPCNAYNPTPIEVLVWNE, translated from the coding sequence ATGAACGCGCCGGTAAAAAAAGTGGAGAGCGCAAGAAAACCGGAAGACGCGATCCTCGATCTCGTCATCCCGGCCGGTGAGGGCTGGCTGCACGTGCTGGAGGCCGGTCAGGTGCTGCGCATCGTCGATCTGGAGGGCAATCAGGCGGTCGACACACTGTTTTATGATGCGGACTGCCCGGAAGACCATTACAGCGCGATCGCGACGATTCAGGCGCAGGGCAACCTTTACCTGACCGCCGGCTCGGTGTTGCGGGCGGAGTCCGGCAAGCCGCTCGCGGAGATCGTCGCCGACACGTGCGGCCGACACGACACATTGGGCGGAGCGTGCTCCGCGCAAAGCAATACGGTGCGGTACGCGCACGAAAAACATTACATGCACAATTGCCGGGACACGTTTTTGCTGCAGCTAGCCAAACGTCCGGAAGCGGGGCTGGCCAAGCGCGATCTGGCGCCGAACGTCAACTTTTTCATGAACGTGCCGGTGACGCCGGAAGGAAACCTGACGTTCGCCGACGGCATTTCCGCGCCCGGCTGCTACGTCGAGCTGCGCGCCTTGACCAGGCTGATCGTGCTGATTAGCAATTGCCCGCAGCTGAACAATCCGTGCAATGCCTACAATCCGACGCCGATCGAGGTGCTCGTCTGGAACGAATAG
- a CDS encoding urea carboxylase, protein MTPIVSKTFRPGEKWSGVVRRGRLVRFTATAAGANVALVLYNARDPSERYNMPDTLKAQHTARLSRGHVLMSDNGRVLASIVEDSLGWHDPIGGYTTREGVDHKYGTTNYQRDRNDWLRCATENVAVELVRNGLHVRDMIPPINLFSKLWYGEDGRMHFAADHCPAGASVALRTEMDVLLILSNTPHPLDPRVPYPSVPVRMDVFPCRPAGPTDECVAFRPENRRAFENTWEYCALLGLDGEREGMPT, encoded by the coding sequence ATGACACCGATCGTCAGCAAAACGTTTCGTCCCGGAGAGAAGTGGTCCGGCGTCGTCCGGAGGGGCAGGCTCGTCCGGTTCACGGCGACGGCGGCCGGCGCGAACGTCGCGCTCGTGCTGTACAACGCCCGCGATCCGAGCGAGCGCTACAACATGCCGGACACGCTGAAGGCGCAGCATACCGCCCGTCTGTCGCGGGGACACGTCCTGATGAGCGACAACGGCCGCGTGCTGGCCAGCATCGTGGAGGACAGCCTCGGCTGGCACGATCCGATCGGCGGCTACACGACGCGGGAAGGAGTCGACCACAAGTACGGAACGACGAATTATCAGCGCGACCGCAACGACTGGCTGAGGTGCGCCACGGAGAATGTCGCCGTCGAGCTCGTGCGCAACGGTCTCCATGTGCGGGACATGATTCCTCCAATCAACCTGTTTTCCAAATTGTGGTATGGCGAAGACGGGCGCATGCATTTCGCGGCCGATCATTGTCCGGCGGGGGCGTCGGTCGCGCTGCGGACGGAAATGGACGTGCTCCTGATCCTGTCCAATACGCCGCATCCGCTCGATCCGCGCGTTCCGTACCCGTCGGTGCCGGTCCGCATGGACGTGTTCCCGTGCCGGCCGGCCGGACCGACGGACGAATGCGTCGCGTTCAGGCCGGAGAACCGTCGGGCGTTCGAAAACACGTGGGAATACTGCGCGCTTCTCGGGCTTGACGGAGAACGGGAGGGGATGCCGACATGA
- a CDS encoding cytochrome C: METAKTSERFDRGDARMMLAHVLFAFAALLVGGVAGLLQGLVRGGVVTLPAGIGYYQLLTAHGVLMALVFTTFFIFGFLFSAVAKTAGGVLTPAARRLGWIGFWMMAAGTLLGTVMILLNKATVLYTFYAPMKASPLFYAALALVVLGSWVDSFGVLCQYRNWRRLNSGSAPILTFMAVVTVLLWLVATLGVVATVALQFLPWSLGWVERIDVMVSRTLFWYFGHPLVYFWLLPAYMCWYVVVPKVIGGRMFSDSLARLAFLLFLVFSVPVGFHHQLMEPGISSAWKYVQVVLTFMVVVPSLMTAFAMFATFETTGRRLGATGLFGWWKKLPWRDVRFFAPFMGMLIFIPAGAGGLINASHEMNAVVHNTLWVTGHFHLTVATTVALTFFGIAYWLIPALAGRTLTPAMHRLGIAQTVVWVVGMAIMSGAMHAVGLLGSPRRTAYTTYGDNPEAVAWMPYHVAMAVGGTILFVGVLMMVWNVAALLRSPRGETEYPVAEAESAEPVPALFERWGVWLGVLAALIVAAYAVPLSELLNSPNPGSKPWVTW, from the coding sequence ATGGAGACCGCGAAAACGTCGGAACGTTTCGACCGCGGGGACGCCCGCATGATGCTGGCGCACGTGCTGTTTGCGTTCGCGGCGCTGCTGGTCGGCGGCGTCGCCGGGCTGCTGCAGGGGCTGGTGCGCGGCGGCGTCGTGACGTTGCCGGCGGGAATCGGGTATTACCAGCTTTTGACCGCGCACGGCGTGCTGATGGCGCTCGTGTTTACGACGTTTTTCATCTTCGGGTTTTTGTTTTCGGCGGTGGCGAAAACGGCGGGGGGCGTGCTGACGCCGGCCGCGCGGCGGCTGGGATGGATCGGCTTCTGGATGATGGCGGCCGGCACGCTGCTCGGCACCGTCATGATTTTGTTGAATAAGGCGACGGTGCTGTATACGTTCTATGCGCCGATGAAGGCGTCGCCGCTTTTTTACGCGGCTTTGGCGCTCGTCGTGCTGGGCAGCTGGGTGGACAGTTTCGGGGTTTTGTGTCAGTATAGGAATTGGAGGCGTTTGAACAGCGGATCTGCGCCGATTCTGACGTTTATGGCGGTCGTGACGGTGCTGCTTTGGCTGGTGGCGACGCTCGGCGTCGTCGCGACGGTCGCGCTGCAGTTTTTGCCCTGGTCGCTCGGGTGGGTCGAGCGGATCGACGTGATGGTCAGCCGGACGCTGTTCTGGTATTTCGGACACCCGCTCGTCTATTTCTGGCTGCTGCCGGCGTACATGTGCTGGTACGTCGTCGTGCCGAAAGTGATCGGCGGGCGGATGTTCAGCGATTCGCTCGCAAGGCTTGCGTTTCTTCTGTTTCTTGTCTTCTCGGTGCCGGTCGGTTTTCACCACCAGCTGATGGAGCCCGGCATTTCGTCGGCATGGAAATACGTCCAGGTCGTGCTGACGTTTATGGTCGTCGTTCCGTCGCTGATGACGGCGTTCGCGATGTTCGCGACGTTCGAGACGACGGGCAGGCGGCTCGGCGCGACCGGGCTGTTCGGCTGGTGGAAAAAGCTTCCCTGGCGCGACGTCCGGTTTTTCGCCCCGTTCATGGGGATGCTGATTTTCATCCCGGCGGGGGCGGGCGGACTGATCAACGCGAGCCACGAGATGAACGCGGTCGTCCACAATACGCTTTGGGTGACCGGGCATTTTCATCTGACGGTCGCGACGACGGTGGCGCTGACGTTTTTCGGCATCGCCTACTGGCTTATTCCGGCGCTTGCGGGCCGGACGCTGACGCCAGCGATGCATCGGCTTGGCATCGCGCAGACGGTCGTCTGGGTCGTCGGGATGGCGATCATGTCCGGTGCGATGCACGCGGTGGGGCTGCTCGGCTCGCCGCGGCGGACGGCCTATACGACGTACGGCGACAACCCGGAGGCCGTCGCCTGGATGCCGTACCATGTCGCCATGGCGGTCGGCGGAACGATTCTGTTCGTCGGCGTGCTGATGATGGTGTGGAACGTCGCGGCGCTTCTGCGTTCGCCGCGCGGCGAGACCGAGTATCCGGTCGCCGAGGCGGAGTCGGCGGAACCGGTTCCGGCGCTGTTCGAACGATGGGGCGTCTGGCTGGGGGTTCTGGCGGCGCTGATCGTCGCCGCTTATGCGGTGCCGCTTTCGGAGTTGCTGAACAGCCCGAACCCCGGCTCCAAACCTTGGGTCACCTGGTGA
- a CDS encoding cytochrome C oxidase subunit II, producing the protein MTIHRLEKIWIGMGLALLVVFLALVGVAAFAFGMHPPTGHALGVEPERATEVPPFDRPGLVRNADGSYDAYVVAFAFSYSPATLEIPAGATVHFYVTSTDVVHGFSIPGTNVNLMAVPGEVNHVVHTFDKPGTYLLICNEYCGAAHEMMAGTVVVR; encoded by the coding sequence CTGCTGGTCGTTTTTCTTGCTCTCGTCGGTGTGGCGGCGTTCGCGTTCGGCATGCATCCGCCGACCGGGCATGCGCTCGGCGTCGAGCCGGAGCGCGCGACCGAGGTGCCGCCGTTCGACCGGCCCGGCCTTGTCCGGAACGCGGACGGGTCGTACGACGCGTACGTCGTCGCGTTTGCGTTCAGCTACAGCCCGGCGACGCTCGAGATTCCGGCGGGGGCGACGGTTCATTTTTACGTGACATCGACGGACGTGGTGCACGGGTTTTCGATTCCGGGAACGAACGTCAACCTGATGGCGGTGCCGGGGGAAGTCAATCACGTCGTGCATACGTTCGACAAGCCCGGTACGTATTTGCTGATCTGCAACGAATATTGCGGGGCGGCGCACGAGATGATGGCGGGAACCGTCGTCGTGCGGTAA